A single genomic interval of Centropristis striata isolate RG_2023a ecotype Rhode Island chromosome 8, C.striata_1.0, whole genome shotgun sequence harbors:
- the LOC131976205 gene encoding fucolectin-like, with amino-acid sequence MMKLSVFLLLLLLETCAASTYENVALRGTATQSDRYDSPFGAAYNAIDGNRDSRFSAGSCTHTNEDSNPWWRVDLLDKYIISSVTVTNRGDCCAERINGAQVHIGNSLEGHGAPNTVVGTISVIPSGQSFTLTFTPVEGRYVTVFLPGAKRTLTLCEVEVYGYRASETPSETKKPAN; translated from the exons ATGATGAAACTCAGTGTTTTccttctgctgctcctcctggagACATGTGCAGCTTCCACCTATG AAAATGTCGCCCTGCGTGGAACAGCGACCCAATCAGATCGTTACGATAGTCCATTTGGAGCTGCCTACAATGCTATTGATGGAAACCGTGACTCCAGATTCTCGGCTGGATCGTGCACCCACACTAATGAAGACAGCAACCCTTGGTGGAGAGTGGACCTGCTGGACAAATACATCATCTCCTCCGTCACCGTCACCAACAGAGGAGACTGCTGTGCAGAAAGGATCAACGGAGCACAGGTTCACATTGGCAACTCCTTAGAAGGACATGGGGCTCCAAACACAGT gGTTGGCACCATTTCTGTAATCCCTTCAGGGCAGTCATTCACTCTGACCTTCACACCTGTGGAGGGACGTTACGTGACTGTGTTTCTACCTGGTGCAAAAAGAACCCTAACACTCTGTGAAGTTGAGGTTTACGGGTACCGAGCCAGTGAGACACCCAGCGAAACCAAAA AACCTGCCAATTAA
- the LOC131976202 gene encoding fucolectin-4-like, whose translation MKLGSVLLLLLLLGTCSAYTYQNVALRGKATQSHRYADAYGIASNAIDGNRESNYAAGSCTATITQTNPWWRVDLLESYIVTSVVITNRGDCCAERLNGAEIHIGNSLQDNGVANPVAAVISHIPAGRSLKMSFTRRVEGRYVTVVLPGLGRLLTLCEVEVYGYRAPTGENLALQGKAAQSSLYSTGTAYYAIDGNRASYWGQGSCTHTKADFNPWWRLDLGKTHRVFSVNITNTIDSVPQRLNGAEIRIGDSLENNGNNNPRCAVISSIPGGFTETFQCDGMDGRYLNIVIPGRAEYLTLCEVEVYGSVLD comes from the exons ATGAAACTCGGCTCAGTTCTACTTCTGCTGCTCCTTCTGGGGACGTGCTCGGCCTACACTTATC AAAATGTGGCCTTGCGTGGAAAAGCCACCCAGTCACATCGGTACGCAGATGCGTATGGAATTGCTTCCAATGCCATCGATGGAAACCGTGAATCGAACTATGCGGCCGGATCGTGCACTGCCACTATCACACAGACCAACCCCTGGTGGAGAGTGGACCTGCTGGAGTCCTACATCGTCACCTCCGTCGTCATCACCAACAGAGGAGACTGCTGTGCAGAACGGCTCAACGGAGCTGAGATCCACATCGGCAACTCTTTACAAGATAATGGTGTCGCAAACCCAGT ggcTGCTGTAATTTCACACATCCCAGCGGGCAGgtctttaaaaatgtcttttaccAGACGTGTGGAGGGACGTTATGTCACTGTGGTTCTACCTGGTTTAGGAAGACTCCTCACACTCTGTGAAGTGGAAGTCTACGGGTACCGGGCCCCAACTG GAGAGAACCTGGCCCTCCAAGGAAAAGCCGCACAGTCGTCACTGTATTCTACAGGCACTGCATATTATGCCATCGATGGGAATCGTGCCAGCTACTGGGGCCAGGGTTCTTGTACTCACACGAAGGCTGACTTTAACCCCTGGTGGCGCCTGGACCTGGGGAAAACCCACAGAGTGTTTTCTGTCAACATAACCAACACTATAGATTCTGTCCCACAACGACTCAATGGAGCCGAGATCCGAATTGGAGATTCTCTTGAAAACAATGGCAACAACAATCCCAG GTGTGCTGTGATCTCAAGCATCCCCGGAGGTTTCACTGAGACCTTCCAGTGCGACGGGATGGACGGTCGCTACCTTAACATCGTCATTCCTGGAAGAGCCGAGTACCTGACCCTGTGTGAGGTGGAGGTCTACGGCTCAGTACTAGATTAG
- the LOC131976203 gene encoding fucolectin-1-like, protein MKLGSVLLLLLLLGTCSAYTYQNVALRGKATQSTRFDRAFGAAYNAIDGNRDSNYSAGSCTRTNEQTNPWWRVDLLESYIVTSITITNRGDCCAERLDGAEIYIGNSVQDNGAANPLAAQITHIPMGRSLKISFTGRVEGRYVTVVLHGLRRVLTLCEVEIYGYRAPTGENLALQGKASQSSLHSIGIANNAIDGDRDTLWGRASCMHTNNDFNPWWRVDLGKTHKVFSVTITNYRNTNHQLRDAEIRIGDSLANNGNTNPRCAVISRIPAGFTETFECHGMDGRYVNIVIPGRTEYLILCEVEVYGSRLD, encoded by the exons ATGAAACTCGGCTCAGTTCTGCTTCTGCTGCTCCTTCTGGGGACGTGCTCGGCCTACACCTATC AAAATGTCGCCTTGCGTGGAAAAGCGACCCAGTCAACTCGTTTTGATCGTGCATTTGGAGCGGCCTACAATGCCATCGACGGAAACCGTGACTCTAACTACTCGGCCGGATCATGCACCAGGACTAATGAGCAGACCAACCCCTGGTGGAGAGTGGACCTGCTGGAGTCCTACATTGTCACCTCCATTACCATCACCAACAGAGGAGACTGCTGTGCAGAACGGCTCGACGGAGCTGAGATTTACATTGGCAACTCTGTACAAGATAACGGTGCTGCAAACCCACT GGCTGCTCAAATTACACATATCCCAATGGGAAGGTctttaaaaatatcttttaccGGACGTGTGGAGGGACGTTATGTCACTGTGGTTCTACATGGATTACGTAGAGTCCTCACACTCTGCGAAGTGGAAATCTATGGGTACCGGGCCCCAACTG GGGAGAATCTGGCCCTCCAGGGAAAAGCCTCACAGTCGTCGCTGCATTCTATAGGCATTGCAAATAATGCCATAGATGGTGATCGTGACACCCTCTGGGGCCGAGCTTCTTGTATGCACACAAACAATGACTTCAACCCCTGGTGGCGAGTGGACCTGGGCAAAACCCACAAAGTGTTTTCTGTGACCATAACCAACTACAGAAATACTAACCATCAGCTTCGAGATGCCGAGATCCGAATTGGAGATTCTCTCGCAAACAATGGCAACACCAATCCCAG GTGTGCTGTGATCTCAAGAATCCCTGCAGGTTTCACTGAAACCTTTGAATGCCACGGGATGGATGGCCGATACGTTAACATCGTCATTCCTGGAAGAACCGAGTACCTGATCCTATGTGAGGTGGAGGTCTACGGCTCCAGACTGGATTAA